The DNA region CGAAGCGGAGCATCAGAAAGTAGATGAGGCACTGGCAGCCCTATCACGCGCGCCCGGACAAATGACTGACGCCGCATTAACCGCTGCGGAGAAGGCTGAACAGCGCAAAGAGCAGCTCAAGCGCCAGCAGTTGACGCGCCAATTCAAAGGCAAAAAAGAGGTCGTGATCGAGATTGCCGCGCTGGCTGGCAAGGGCTATCCTGCGCCGGTCGAATTGGACACGGGCAGCGCCGCGAAACCGCCCGCTAAGGCGAAGAAAGCGGAAACACGCAAACGCAAATGAGGAATAAGCAAATCAGCAGGCCGCTTAGACAGGATGGACAGGATTGTTGACAGGATGGACAGGATGTTTTGGGAAGGGTGGCTAGTTATGACTGATGACGAGATCACAGGGATTATTATTGGGTGCGCATTCGAGGTGCATAACAAGCTTGGCAGCGGCTTTCTGGAAAAGGTCTACGCAAACGCCTTACGTATCGAAATCACGAAGAGAGGCTTAAAAGTGCAGCAAGAGGCTCCCATCAGAGTTTGGTGCGAAGGCGAGGTGGTGGGCGAATACTACGCCGATTTATGGGTTGAAGAACGTGTTGTCATCGAGTTGAAAGCAGTGCAATCTCTCACGCAAGGGCATGAGTTGCAGTTGGTCAACTATTTGACGGCTACTAAAATCGAAACTGGCTTATTGCTCAACTTCGGCTCATCTGTGCAGGTC from Acidobacteriota bacterium includes:
- a CDS encoding GxxExxY protein; translated protein: MTDDEITGIIIGCAFEVHNKLGSGFLEKVYANALRIEITKRGLKVQQEAPIRVWCEGEVVGEYYADLWVEERVVIELKAVQSLTQGHELQLVNYLTATKIETGLLLNFGSSVQVKRKYRLHKIPRTIPENLVNPG